In Pseudomonas fluorescens NCIMB 11764, a single window of DNA contains:
- a CDS encoding ABC transporter substrate-binding protein, producing the protein MNAISRLATVISLASLLPISAFPLSALAADSKGSVEVVHWWTSGGEKAAVDVLKAQVEKDGFTWKDGAVAGGGGATAMTVLKSRAVAGNPPGVAQIKGPDIQEWASTGLLDTDVLKDTAKSEKWDSLLDKKVSDTVKYEGDYVAVPVNIHRVNWLWINPEVFKKAGIEKAPTTLEEFYAAGDKLKKAGFIALAHGGQPWQDSTVFEAVVLSVMGVDGYKKALVDLDNAALTGPDMVKALTELKKVATYMDVDGKGQDWNLEAAKVINGKAGMQIMGDWAKSEWTAAKKVAGKDYECVAFPGTEKAFTYNIDSLAVFKQKDQGTAAAQQDIAKIVLGENFQKVFSINKGSIPVRNDMLSDMGKYGFDACAQTAAKDFLADAKSGGLQPSMAHNMATTLAVQGAFFDVVTNFINDPKADPATAAKQLGTAIKAAK; encoded by the coding sequence ATGAATGCGATTTCTCGCCTCGCTACTGTCATTTCTCTTGCCTCATTGCTTCCAATCTCTGCATTCCCCCTCAGTGCACTTGCCGCCGATTCCAAGGGTTCGGTAGAAGTCGTTCACTGGTGGACCTCCGGCGGCGAAAAGGCTGCGGTCGATGTGCTCAAGGCCCAAGTCGAAAAAGACGGCTTCACCTGGAAGGACGGCGCTGTTGCCGGTGGTGGCGGTGCGACGGCCATGACCGTGCTCAAAAGCCGCGCCGTTGCCGGTAACCCGCCGGGCGTAGCGCAGATCAAAGGTCCGGACATCCAGGAATGGGCGTCCACCGGCTTGCTCGATACCGACGTCTTGAAAGACACCGCTAAATCCGAGAAGTGGGACAGCCTGCTCGACAAGAAAGTCTCCGATACCGTGAAATACGAGGGTGACTACGTGGCCGTGCCGGTGAACATTCACCGGGTCAACTGGCTGTGGATCAACCCGGAAGTCTTCAAGAAAGCCGGGATCGAAAAAGCCCCGACCACCCTTGAAGAGTTCTACGCCGCTGGCGACAAACTCAAGAAAGCAGGCTTCATCGCCCTTGCCCACGGCGGCCAGCCTTGGCAGGACAGCACCGTGTTCGAAGCGGTGGTGCTTTCGGTCATGGGCGTCGACGGCTACAAGAAAGCCCTGGTGGACCTGGACAACGCTGCGCTGACCGGCCCTGACATGGTCAAGGCGCTGACCGAGCTGAAGAAAGTCGCGACCTACATGGACGTCGATGGCAAAGGCCAGGACTGGAACCTGGAAGCGGCCAAGGTCATCAACGGCAAGGCCGGCATGCAGATCATGGGTGACTGGGCCAAGAGCGAGTGGACAGCGGCCAAGAAAGTCGCCGGCAAGGACTACGAGTGCGTAGCTTTCCCGGGCACCGAAAAAGCGTTCACCTACAACATCGACTCCCTGGCCGTGTTCAAGCAGAAAGACCAAGGTACTGCTGCCGCTCAGCAGGACATTGCGAAAATCGTGCTGGGTGAAAACTTCCAGAAAGTCTTCAGCATCAACAAGGGCTCGATCCCGGTTCGAAACGACATGCTGAGCGACATGGGCAAGTACGGTTTCGACGCCTGCGCCCAGACCGCGGCCAAGGACTTCCTGGCAGACGCCAAGTCCGGCGGCCTGCAGCCGAGCATGGCGCACAACATGGCGACCACGCTGGCGGTACAGGGTGCGTTCTTTGATGTCGTGACCAACTTCATCAACGACCCGAAAGCCGATCCGGCCACGGCCGCCAAGCAACTGGGCACGGCCATCAAGGCTGCCAAGTAA